In Chrysoperla carnea chromosome 2, inChrCarn1.1, whole genome shotgun sequence, the following proteins share a genomic window:
- the LOC123292565 gene encoding zinc finger protein PLAG1-like produces MKFDDKLPQTVCTSCADKVENFYNFYLSAQKLQIISFTQINDSAATFSESESFDNFSIINDTKLREPIHEEWRHYQWKCSDCPGVFEALDDLRNHYHNYHKKPATYTCDKCFKSFKMFRNLHRHTRACKYKKK; encoded by the exons atgaagtt CGACGATAAATTGCCACAAACAGTTTGTACATCGTGTGCtgataaagttgaaaatttttataacttttatttaagtgcacaaaaattacaaatcataTCATTTACCCAAATTAATGACAGTGCTGCAacttttagtgaatctgaatcTTTTGACAATTTCTCGATTATAAATGATACGAAATTGAGAGAACCAATTCATGAAG aatGGAGACATTATCAATGGAAATGTTCAGATTGTCCTGGTGTTTTCGAAGCATTGGATGATTTACGAAATCATTAtcataattatcataaaaaaccgGCAACATATACATGTGATAAGTgtttcaaatcatttaaaatgtttcGCAATTTGCATAGGCATACAAGAGCatgtaaatataagaaaaagtaa
- the LOC123292566 gene encoding zinc finger protein 501-like yields the protein MTETSYCRLCAELTTNDNLITIIDSVECNQNLVYKIFECFHIEIQETDNLPKYICSECYKQVLITYEFSEKIRRGQNILTNIFSQLDNKSIKLEWNESASNLNQSEQKQEVKSEDDGDVDFDYSLSHFDDAKNEQLSDLEDLETLKRTTIKKRVSKRTKKSKDNNRELKKSIKEIIEEWKNYIWICNICKVEFQAVKELRDHYGHQHDKPVQYTCMECSKLYNKYELFKRHVRAHRNKHKYQCEVCGKYSYNKSLHEQHIIKHSADRKYMCSTCGKSFKTQNSLTIHGRMHLPDEQKSYHECDICHKKFSTGPNLSSHKKIHTGLRQYTCDQCGKTFIQKINLENHIISRHTDDHPCHCPLCPKVFKNLIRLRKHQEVHSDIKRHECKICGKKYRRSSDLKVHNRIHSGELPYECEYCKKCFRMKKFLQVHVRQHTGERPYSCMDCNHHFANSSNYIKHMKAKHGVSSFKNLTTAHTNKVKFEPICEPDLQFVAALQKNIL from the exons atgactGAAACCTCTTATTGTCGTTTATGTGCTGAATTAACaacaaatgataatttaatcaCAATCATTGATTCAGTTGAATGTaatcaaaatttagtttataagaTATTTGAATGTTTTCATATAGAAATACAAGAAACCGATAATTTaccaaaatatatatgttctgagtgttataaacaagttttaattaCTTATGAATTTAGTGAAAAGATACGTCGTggacaaaatatattaacgaATATATTTAGTCAGCTGGATAATAAAAGTATCAAATTAGAATGGAATGAAAGTGCGAGTAATTTAAATCAAAGCGAACAAAAGCAGGAAGTTAAAAGTGAAGATGATGGTGATGTCGACTTTGATTATAGTTTATCACATTTTGATGATgctaaaaatg aaCAGTTATCCGATTTGGAGGATTTAGAAACACTTAAAAGAACTACGATTAAGAAACgg gtgagtaaaagaacaaaaaaatcgaaGGATAAcaatagagaattaaaaaagagtataaaagaaataattgaag AATGGAAAAATTACATATGgatttgtaatatttgtaaagtTGAATTCCAAGCAGTTAAAGAATTACGTGATCATTATGGACATCAGCATGATAAACCGGTACAATACACGTGTATGGAATGTtccaaattgtataataaatatgaattatttaaacgACACGTTCGAGCTCAcagaaataaacataaatatca ATGTGAAGTTTGTGGAAAATATTCGTATAACAAATCCTTACATGAACAACACATAATAAAACACTCGGCAGATCGAAAATATATGTGTTCAACATGtggtaaaagttttaaaacacaaaattcacTTACCATCCATGGACGTATGCACTTACCAGATGAACAAAAATCATATCATGAATGTGatatttgtcataaaaaatttagcacTGGACCAAATTTATCgtcacataaaaaaattcacacag GATTAAGGCAATATACATGTGATCAATGTGGAAAAAcctttattcaaaaaatcaacTTGGAGAATCACATAATTAGTAGACATACTGATGATCATCCATGTCATTGTCCATTATGCCCGAAAGT atttaaaaatttaattcgtcTACGTAAACATCAAGAAGTTCACAGTGATATAAAACGGCATGAATGTAAAATTTGTGGGAAAAAATATCGTAGAAGTTCAGATTTAAAAGTACATAATCGCATACACTCTGGAGAGTTACCATATGAATgtgaatattgtaaaaaatgttttagaatgaaaaaatttctacag gttcATGTTAGACAACACACAGGTGAACGACCATACTCTTGTATGGATTGTAATCATCATTTTGCAAATTCATCCAATTATATCAAACATATGAAAGCAAAACATGGTGTCAGTAGCTTTAAGAATCTAACAACCGCACAtacaaataaagttaaatttgaaCCTATTTGTGAGCCTGATTTACAATTCGTGGcagctttacaaaaaaatattttataa
- the LOC123292567 gene encoding gastrula zinc finger protein XlCGF57.1-like, with protein sequence MNDTITLFCRLCAELQTETQLININDEKSTNLNLVYKIFHCFLVKITDDDNLPKNICVICCDKVIGAYEFYEQVQNAQEILKNKIVEVKNEIFDTPDDDIKSDHSFIDNSSNFEIKLEELDDEKSLLERKRGRPKGSKTQKRRKLKIEKPERQKLIKEWKNFKWKCIDCNEELSCVKDLRHHYSEIHSKPTQYACFECPQVYDSYDRFKSHLRVHRKKYKCDLCGKHCFHRAHLEHHLLTHSNSTPYRCSHCDKSFKTSKSLLSHQKSHLPNEIKFKYECELCQKKFTTKRILLFHKKNHSSGTQNYICDQCGRHFRQKTNLNQHIATHLEVSPYHCEQCPKVFKNIYRLRKHQKSHTEGKTHTCEVCRRAFREKRALVRHAKIHTGELPFECEYCKKCFRLKSFLKIHLRQHTGERPYSCLECNHHFANSSNFIKHMKGRHGMNHFSVAQQHQFPPVS encoded by the exons atgaATGATACAATTACACTTTTTTGCCGACTCTGTGCTGAATTACAAACAGAaacacaattaataaatataaatgatgaGAAATCAACAaatctaaatttagtatacaaaatatttcattgttttttagtgaaaataacaGACGAcgataatttaccaaaaaatatttgtgtaatatgTTGTGATAAAGTAATTGGTGCATATGAGTTTTATGAACAAGTACAAAATGCACAAgaaatccttaaaaataaaatagtcgaAGTGAAAAATGAGATATTTGATACACCGGATGATGATATTAAAAGCGACCATAGTTTTATAGATAATTCAtcgaattttgaaattaaattag AAGAATTGGATGATGAAAAATCTTTATTGGAAAGAAAGCGAGGTCGACCCAAG Ggatcaaaaacacaaaaacgtagaaaattgaaaattgagaaacctgaaagacaaaaattaattaaag aatggaaaaattttaagtggAAATGTATAGATTGCAACGAAGAATTAAGTTGTGTAAAAGATTTACGCCATCATTATTCTGAAATACACAGCAAACCCACACAATATGCATGTTTTGAATGTCCACAAGTGTATGATAGTTACGATCGTTTCAAATCTCATTTACGCGTGcatcgaaaaaaatataagtgtGATTTATGTGGTAAACATTGTTTTCATAGAGCACATTTAGAACATCATTTATTAACACATTCCAATTCAACACCGTATAGATGTTCTCATTGCGATAAATC atTTAAAACATCAAAGTCACTTTTAAGTCATCAAAAATCTCATTTaccaaacgaaataaaatttaaatatgagtgtgaactttgtcaaaaaaaatttactacgaaacgaattttattatttcacaaaaaaaatcattcatccG gtacacaaaattatatttgcgACCAATGTGGCCGTCATTTtcgacaaaaaacaaatttaaatcagcATATTGCAACACACTTAGAAGTATCGCCATATCATTGTGAACAATGTCCAAAAGT atttaaaaatatatatcgtcTAAGAAAACACCAAAAAAGTCATACAGAGGGTAAAACACATACGTGCGAGGTGTGTCGAAGAGCTTTTAGAGAAAAGCGAGCTTTAGTACGACATGCAAAAATACATACAGGAGAATTACCATTTGAATgtgaatattgtaaaaaatgttttcgtttaaaatcatttttgaag aTTCATTTGAGACAACATACAGGAGAACGACCGTATTCATGTTTAGAATGTAATCATCATTTTGCGAATTCTTCGAATTTTATTAAGCATATGAAAGGCCGGCATGGTATGAATCATTTTTCGGTGGCACAACAACATCAATTTCCACCAGTAAGTTAA